In one Chelmon rostratus isolate fCheRos1 chromosome 7, fCheRos1.pri, whole genome shotgun sequence genomic region, the following are encoded:
- the spred3 gene encoding sprouty-related, EVH1 domain-containing protein 3, translated as MTVKLLCQSHTGSDSSSNSRKEMLPKPITIVTSESSSPCFVRPEEFSFGSSHAVTTQTPAQIHTRPGQHQLSQMTAVLNPPAPPPPPPAPPTPPVGPPASSPLSPLSPNISLLEEGDLRSVDPCKDLWCSRGYGDYREAGATRTMVGGLTGGVVVGGGGSLQDKSELCVVRFEKELASVGTAGCDMTVTLDSKASQRLSSSSPTCTSIPNAVSGVSSGAGSPQETGKGSPSPCCIHTSLATPRSRTRKRGGGASSSGDPGVISPDDDSPCPQASSSCSSRCVYCRSVFSASENGRGRCRDAPDPALHCLRQWTCVWCAESLLYHCMSDSEGEFWEPCSCDDSMGGHPHPLCCARWLALLALSLFVPCMCCYLPLRACLRCGERCGCCGGKHKAVR; from the exons ATGACGGTCAAGCT CCTCTGCCAGTCCCATACAGGAAGTGACTCGTCATCCAACAGCAGAAAGGAAATGCTTCCCAAACCCATCACCATAGTGACGAGCGAGTCGTCGTCTCCCTGCTTTGTGCGGCCTGAGGAGTTTAGTTTTGGATCCAGCCATGCTGTCACCACTCAGACACCTGCTCAG ATCCACACCAGGCCAGGACAGCACCAGCTTTCACAAATGACAGCTGTGTTGAATCCCCCAGCGCCCCCGCCCCCACCTCCCGCTCCACCTACTCCACCTGTGGGTCCCCCAGCCTCATCTCCTCTGTCCCCCCTCTCACCTAACATTTccctgctggaggagggagaCCTGCGCAGTGTGGACCCTTGCAAAGACCTGTGGTGTTCTCGTGGTTATGGGGATTACAGAGAGGCAGGGGCGACCAGGACTATGGTAGGGGGGCTGACCGGAGGTGTGGTTGTTGGGGGTGGAGGGAGTCTGCAGGACAAGTCAGAGCTGTGCGTGGTTCGCTTTGAGAAGGAGCTGGCAAGTGTGGGGACGGCAGGCTGTGACATGACAGTGACCCTGGACAGTAAAGCTTCCCAGCGTCTGTCCTCATCATCGCCCACCTGTACGTCCATTCCCAATGCTGTGTCAGGTGTGTCCTCAGGTGCTGGCTCACCCCAGGAGACAGGCAAAGGCTCACCCTCTCCCTGCTGCATCCACACCTCACTGGCCACGCCCCGGTCACGGACTCgtaagagaggaggaggggccaGCAGCAGTGGCGACCCGGGGGTCATCTCCCCTGACGACGACAGCCCCTGTCCTCAGGCTTCATCGTCATGCTCCTCTCGCTGTGTGTACTGCCGCTCTGTTTTCAGCGCGTCAGAGAACGGGCGGGGCCGCTGCAGAGATGCCCCAGACCCGGCCCTGCACTGCCTGCGCCAGTGGAcctgtgtgtggtgtgcagAGAGTCTGCTCTACCACTGCATGTCGGACTCCGAAGGAGAGTTCTGGGAGCCTTGCTCGTGTGATGACTCGATGGGGGGCCACCCACACCCCCTTTGCTGTGCCCGCTGGTTGGCCCTCTTGGCCCTGTCGCTCTTCGTGCCCTGCATGTGCTGCTACCTGCCTTTGCGCGCCTGCCTGCGGTGTGGCGAGAggtgtggctgctgtggggGAAAGCACAAGGCGGTCCGATGA
- the st14a gene encoding ST14 transmembrane serine protease matriptase a: protein MDYMDSGLRYTPTADKDWDTSVQFLPASDNKKLEKKKGPGKVGAVIGVVIFAAVIALMTGLLVWHFHFRKDVRVKRMYSGSIRITNQVFEDAYENSNSSEFKALAKQVTSQLKIIYSKSPQLAKYYVGSTVQAFSEGSVIAYYLSEFRVPAGQEAAVDNAMSTMDKLVDKEQRSLHRPGNLLVLEDVVSSALDARLFSTSFSNFFKFSEHTRTNQKGQIQSPGFPDRPYSPNTFIQWQLRADPNYVIKLEFDTLNLEENCKNDFVKIYDSLVAIENRVMEEMCGYYSPSEPLTFLSSGNVMLVTMATNDKKNFPGFRAQVSQIQRGSKAMACGGQLIGEKGSFSSPNFPNYYPPRTLCQWSIQVPAGKAVKVTFKKFLLSEPGQENSEDCRKDYVEVNGKKLCGEKNDGAVTETSNSNTMSVVFYSDASYVDRGFDAEFEAIDMKDPCPKQFQCRNQRCIKTELKCDGWNDCGDMSDELNCKCSSKDISCKNGLCKPTFWKCDGIDDCGDRTDELNCGGCKSGQLTCKNNKCVSEKNRCDGRDDCGDGSDELDCGRNSAVTCTDLTYKCKNNKCISKVNPECDGTQDCDDGSDEENCDCGRSMFKTSRIVGGQNTEEGEFPWQVSLHVKNFGHVCGASLISPRWLVTAAHCVQDDGRTRFSDPGTWEAYLGLHIQRKIGSAVVKKNLKQIIPHPNYNEYTFDNDIALMELDSPVTYSDYIRPICLPASQHDFPTGNTVWITGWGATREGGFAATVLQKAQVRIINRAVCNDLMNGQITSRMLCAGVLSGGVDACQGDSGGPLSSPSGTRMFLAGVVSWGDGCARRNKPGIYTTVTKFRGWIKEKTGV, encoded by the exons ATGGACTACATGGACAGTGGACTGAGGTACACCCCGACGGCG gACAAAGACTGGGACACCTCTGTCCAGTTCCTGCCAGCATCAGATAACAAAAAGCTTGAGAAGAAAAAGGGTCCGGGAAAAGTTGGGGCTGTGATCGGAGTGGTGATCTTTGCTGCTGTTATTGCACTTATGACCGGACTGCTCGTCTGGCATTTCCACT TTCGTAAAGATGTGCGGGTCAAGAGGATGTACAGCGGCTCCATACGGATCACCAACCAGGTGTTCGAAGATGCGTATGAGAACTCTAACAGCTCCGAGTTCAAAGCCCTGGCGAAGCAGGTGACCTCTCAG CTTAAAATCATCTATTCCAAAAGTCCACAGTTGGCCAAATACTATGTTGGTTCCACAGTTCAGGCTTTCAG CGAAGGCAGCGTTATTGCCTACTACCTCTCTGAGTTCAGAGTCCCTGCAGGCCAAGAGGCGGCTGTCGACAACGCCATGTCTACAATGGACAAGCTCGTGGACAAAGAGCAGCGTAGCTTGCACAGACCTGGCAACTTACTGGTCCTTGAAGATGTGGTGTCTTCAG CACTTGATGCCCGCTTGTTTTCGACATCATTCAGCA atttttttaagttttcagaACATACAAGGACCAATCAGAAAGGACAAATCCAGTCCCCTGGCTTCCCTGACCGTCCTTATTCCCCCAACACCTTCATCCAGTGGCAGCTGAGGGCAGACCCCAACTATGTCATCAAGCTTGAGTTTGACACACTGAATCTGGAAGAGAATTGCAAGAATGACTTTGTCAAAATCTACGACTCCCTGGTGGCGATTGAGAACCGCGTTATGGAAGA GATGTGTGGGTACTACTCACCTAGTGAACCACTGACCTTTCTGTCTTCTGGCAATGTCATGTTGGTGACGATGGCCACAAATGACAAGAAGAACTTCCCAGGTTTTAGAGCACAAGTCTCACAAATCCAGCGTGGAAGTAAAG caaTGGCATGCGGTGGTCAGCTGATAGGTGAAAAGGGCAGCTTCTCCTCTCCCAATTTCCCAAATTACTATCCTCCGCGAACTTTATGCCAGTGGTCGATCCAG GTCCCTGCTGGTAAGGCGGTCAAGGTGACGTTCAAAAAGTTCCTCCTGTCTGAGCCTGGGCAGGAAAACAGCGAAGACTGTCGCAAAGACTACGTGGAGGTTAACGGAAAGAA ACTGTGTGGAGAAAAGAATGACGGGGCAGTGACAGAAACCAGCAACAGCAACACTATGAGTGTGGTGTTTTACTCAGATGCCTCCTACGTGGACCGAGGTTTTGATGCAGAGTTTGAGGCCATTGACATGAAAGACC CTTGTCCGAAGCAGTTCCAGTGCAGAAACCAGCGCTGCATTAAGACAGAGCTCAAATGTGATGGCTGGAATGACTGTGGAGACATGAGTGATGAATTAAACTGCA AGTGCAGTTCAAAGGACATCAGTTGTAAAAATGGATTGTGTAAGCCCACGTTCTGGAAATGCGATGGCATTGATGACTGTGGAGATCGCACAGATGAGCTGAACTGTG GTGGGTGTAAATCTGGACAGCTGACATGTAAGAAtaacaaatgtgtttctgagaAGAATCGCTGTGACGGCAGGGACGACTGCGGGGATGGGTCAGATGAGCTCGACTGTGGGAGAA aCTCTGCCGTAACCTGCACTGATCTTACGtataaatgcaaaaacaataaGTGTATCAGTAAAGTGAACCCAGAATGTGACGGAACACAGGACTGCGACGATGGATCTGACGAGGAGAACTGCG ACTGCGGGAGGAGTATGTTCAAGACGTCACGTATTGTGGGCGGTCAGAATACAGAGGAAGGGGAGTTTCCCTGGCAGGTCAGCCTCCACGTCAAAAACTTTGGTCACGTGTGTGGAGCGTCCCTCATCAGCCCACGCTGGTTGGTCACTGCTGCCCACTGTGTGCAAGATGACGGCAGGACAAG ATTCTCCGACCCCGGCACTTGGGAAGCTTACCTCGGCCTTCACATCCAGCGGAAGATTGGAAGTGCAGTGGTGAAGAAAAACCTGAAGCAGATCATACCGCACCCAAACTACAATGAGTACACCTTTGACAATGACATCGCCCTGATGGAGCTGGACAGTCCTGTCACCTACTCAGACTACATCAGGCCCATCTGCTTGCCGGCTTCCCAACATGATTTTCCAACTGGAAACACTGTGTGGATCACTGGGTGGGGTGCCACTCGTGAAGGAG GATTTGCAGCAACTGTACTCCAAAAGGCCCAGGTGCGAATCATCAACCGTGCTGTTTGTAACGATTTGATGAATGGTCAGATCACATCTCGAATGTTGTGTGCTGGAGTGCTGAGTGGAGGAGTGGATGCTTGTCAG GGGGACTCTGGCGGTCCTCTGTCCAGTCCGTCCGGGACTCGTATGTTCCTGGCAGGAGTGGTCAGTTGGGGTGATGGCTGTGCCCGCAGGAACAAACCGGGTATCTACACGACTGTCACGAAATTCCGAGGCTGGATCAAAGAAAAGACGGGAGTATAG
- the dhx34 gene encoding probable ATP-dependent RNA helicase DHX34, with amino-acid sequence MDSDKRRDGRSWDWDSPQCRAQLDEIFFRQHDYIQAGSPEHKEFWAFFDRFQRFKTKRDVSGSGALRKEDREEGRHRSKTGTGKVDLGLPKEYDARYRISVSVCTRDIEERMGKRSRQRSSGAGSQEISDCRLALLHFLDFSQRQSFVKLAKLRREQKNLPIFQYRDRIVELVRLHPVVVVAGDTGCGKSTQVPQYLLSAGFNHIACTQPRRIACISLAKRVSFESLNQFGSKVGHQIRFETTRTTATKLLFLTEGLLLRQIQQDRTLAQYQVVIVDEVHERHLHCDFLLGVLRSLVADRPDLRLILMSATINIKLFSDYFSSAPVLQVPGRLFPIQVIYQPIPPEEQSARSEKMDPRPFLRVLQGIDQCYPPEERGDLLLFLSGVAEISTIQEACQIYATHTRRWIVLPLHSTLSLAQQDKVFDIAPPGVRKCIISTNIAETSVTIDGVRFVVDSGKVKEMSFDPKAKMQRLQEFWISRASSEQRKGRAGRTGPGVCYRLYAESDYNAFAPYPVPEIHRVALDSLILQMKSMCLGDPLSFVFIDPPPASSIQTAVTYLKEQGALDCRSELTSIGSLLAQLPVDVVIGKMLVLGSVFNLVEPVLTVAAALSVQSPFLRSSQHNPDCATARQPLHSNQGDPFTLLNTFNAWMEVKGERGGGSRKWCRRRGLEEQRLYEMVNLRKQFKDLLRSHGLLESEYSTSSGGDRGQRRERLTERRKLHQLKRDHEQQESSRRKVLRMDEGQDGEFSSGSDTEESARGKQGKQGKEGSAHNMDIQEVKFKLRHNVSELQEAVSISQDLSSRQQALLKLLLCRGLYPQLALPDDHNSTRKDSEQVFHTKNKQGVVIHPTSVFASDPEVLHVPENDTREMGPDRRDSSKHQLLAFVTLLETNKPYLSNCVRVPALQALLLVANSVDSNADCTRLVVDGWLELELREPEEALKALSTALNLRAEWERLLLVQLGHSTMGGQAVQGVSRKVIEKLSEDLVRYLLYTEVSYSLRRLTAFQTQNLYIGPQSESELSHTKAPDLNPLFPGAEAKPDPIKGGLRVTSFFTYNCLADSKDLYSECLRTFWTCPNCDLYMPLTPLERMQHEASCRPAGEQQQPEEEREGGKAGSSSVSSLTRIYHCDVCDEDLTLTSTEILKHKRQHMYSAK; translated from the exons ATGGATTCAGACAAGAGGAGAGACGGTCGCAGTTGGGACTGGGACAGCCCGCAGTGCCGAGCCCAACTGGACGAGATCTTTTTCCGCCAACATGACTACATCCAGGCTGGCAGCCCGGAGCACAAAGAGTTCTGGGCTTTCTTTGATCGTTTCCAGAGGTTTAAAACAAAGAGGGACGTGTCTGGGTCAGGAGCCTTACgaaaagaggacagagaagaaggGAGACATCGGAGTAAGACTGGCACTGGTAAGGTAGACCTTGGCCTTCCTAAAGAGTATGATGCTCGCTACCggatcagtgtgtctgtgtgcaccaGGGATATCGAGGAGCGCATGGGAAAGAGAAGCAGGCAGAGATCCTCAGGTGCAGGTAGTCAGGAGATCTCGGACTGCCGCCTGGCTCTCCTGCACTTCCTGGACTTCAGCCAGAGACAGAGTTTTGTCAAACTGGCTAAGCTTCGCCGGGAGCAGAAGAACCTGCCCATATTCCAGTACCGGGACAGGATAGTGGAGCTGGTGCGACTTCACCCTGTGGTTGTGGTGGCAGGGGACACAGGCTGTGGGAAGTCCACCCAAGTACCTCAGTATCTTCTGTCAGCTGGCTTCAACCACATAGCCTGCACTCAGCCTCGACGTATTGCCTGTATATCCCTCGCAAAGAGGGTCAGCTTTGAGAGTCTCAATCAGTTTGGCTCAAAG GTGGGGCACCAGATACGCTTTGAGACCACCCGGACCACAGCCACCAAACTGTTGTTCCTGACTGAGGGGCTGCTGCTCCGACAGATCCAGCAGGACAGGACGCTGGCTCAGTACCAGGTGGTGATTGTGGACGAGGTCCATGAGAGACACCTCCACTGTGACTTCCTTCTTGGGGTCCTGCGCTCTCTGGTGGCTGACCGCCCAGACCTGCGTCTCATCCTCATGTCAGCCACCATCAACATCAAACTTTTCTCTGACTATTTCAGTagtgctcctgtgctgcaggtACCAGGCAGGCTGTTTCCTATACAG GTGATATACCAGCCCATTCCACCTGAGGAGCAGTCTGCACGCTCAGAGAAGATGGATCCCAGACCATTCCTGCGTGTCCTGCAGGGCATCGATCAGTGTTACCCTCCAGAGGAACGTGGCGACCTGCTCCTCTTCCTTAGCGGTGTGGCAGAGATCTCCACCATCCAGGAGGCCTGTCAGATttatgccacacacacacgtcgtTGGATAGTCTTACCGCTGCACAGCACCCTCTCACTGGCCCAGCAGGATAAG gtgtTTGACATTGCTCCTCCTGGAGTGAGAAAGTGCATCATCTCTACCAATATTGCTGAGACCTCAGTTACAATAGATGGGGTGCGCTTTGTTGTAGACTCAG gaaaagtaaaagaaatgagTTTTGATCCGAAGGCCAAGATGCAACGTCTACAGGAGTTCTGGATCAGCCGAGCCAGCTCTGAGCAGAGGAAGGGTCGAGCTGGCCGTACAGGTCCAGGAGTGTGTTACCGACTCTACGCTGAGTCTGACTACAATGCCTTTGCCCCTTATCCTGTGCCTGAAATCCACAGAGTGGCACTAGACTCCCTTATCCTTCAG ATGAAGAGCATGTGTCTTGGAGATccactttcttttgttttcattgatcCACCTCCAGCTTCTAGTATTCAGACTGCAGTTACTTATCTGAAAGAGCAGGGGGCACTAGACTGTCGCAGTGAACTCACTTCTATTGGTAGTTTGCTGGCACAACTGCCTGTGGATGTGGTCATAG GGAAGATGCTGGTGCTCGGTTCTGTGTTTAACCTAGTGGAGCCCGTGTTGACAGTGGCAGCAGCCCTCAGCGTTCAATCACCTTTCCTGCGCAGCTCACAGCACAACCCAGACTGTGCCACTGCCCGCCAGCCCCTGCACAGCAACCAGGGAGACCCCTTCACCCTGCTCAACACCTTCAATGCCTGGATGGAG gtgaaaggagagagaggcggTGGCTCAAGGAAATGGTGCAGGAGGAGGGGTCTGGAGGAGCAGCGATTATATGAGATGGTCAACCTCCGTAAACAGTTCAAG GACTTGCTAAGGAGCCATGGCTTGCTGGAATCCGAGTACAGCACCTCCTCTGGTGGTGACCGAGGGCAGCGTAGGGAAAGGCtaacagagagaaggaagctgCATCAGCTGAAGAGAGATCAcgagcagcaggagagcagcaggcGTAAAGTCCTGAGAATGGACGAGGGACAGGATGGAGAGTTCTCTTCAGGATCAGACACAGAGGAATCAGCCAGAGGCAAACAGGGCAAACAGGGCAAGGAGGGATCAGCACATAACATGGACATACAG GAGGTGAAGTTTAAACTGCGTCACAACGTGTCGGAGCTGCAGGAGGCGGTCAGCATCAGTCAGGACTTGTCCTCCCGCCAGCAGGCTTTGCTCAAGCTGCTGCTTTGCAGAGGCCTCTACCCGCAGCTGGCACTGCCTGATGACCACAACTCTACCCGCAAGGACTCTGAGCAG GTGTTTCACACAAAGAATAAACAAGGAGTGGTGATTCACCCAACCAGCGTGTTTGCCAGTGACCCAGAGGTGTTACACGTGCCTGAGAATGACACCAGAGAAATGG GGCCTGATAGGAGGGACAGCAGCAAACACCAGCTGCTAGCCTTTGTCACTCTGTTGGAGACCAACAAGCCATATTTGTCCAACTGCGTTCGGGTTCCTGCACTACAA GCTCTGCTGCTGGTAGCAAACTCTGTAGACAGTAACGCTGACTGTACGCGTCTGGTGGTGGACGGctggctggagctggagctgagggAGCCAGAGGAGGCCCTAAAGGCACTGTCCACAGCCCTTAACCTCAGGGCTGAGTGGGAGCGCCTCCTGTTGGTGCAGCTAGGACATAGCACAATGGGGGGACAGGCAGTCCAAGGGGTGTCCCGCAAAGTCATTGAGAAGCTGAGTGAAGACCTGGTCCGCTACCTGCTCTACACTGAG GTCAGTTACAGCTTACGGCGACTCACAGCTTTCCAGACCCAGAACCTGTACATTGGCCCtcagtctgagtctgagctGTCTCACACCAAAGCTCCAGATCTAAACCCACTGTTTCCAGGAGCCGAGGCCAAGCCGGACCCCATCAAAGGAGGCCTGCGTGTCACCAGCTTCTTCACCTACAACTGTCTGGCT GACTCAAAGGATCTCTACAGTGAGTGTTTGCGCACTTTCTGGACCTGTCCTAACTGTGACCTCTACATGCCTCTGACGCCACTGGAACGCATGCAGCACGAGGCCTCCTGCAGGCCAGctggagaacagcagcagccagaggaAG AGCGAGAAGGTGGAAAGGCAGGCTCCTCCTCAGTGTCCAGTCTTACCAGAATTTATCACTGTGACGTGTGTGATGAAGACCTGACCCTCACCTCCACTGAGATCCTCAAACATAAAAGGCAGCACATGTATTCTGCCAAGTAA